The Panicum hallii strain FIL2 chromosome 5, PHallii_v3.1, whole genome shotgun sequence genome contains the following window.
TCGGACGGTCAGCCGGTGGTCGCCGGATTCGGGTAAGGGTCGGTCCAGCACCCGTCCTCCGCCACGGCCTCCTTCCACCTCCTGTTGAACAACTTCAGCTCGGTGTACGACCGCTGCCTCACCGCCAGCCGGTCCGTCGCCGACGCCGACGTGGACGCGGACACCTGCGCCTTGCCGCCGTCGCCGAGCGTGGGGATGCCCCGGTGGAGCACGTACTGGCTGTCGACGACGCCGACGTTGCGCCGCCGGTCGCCCTGCGCGCAGTACCCGAGCTTGTAGTCCATCCCCCACGCGTAGATGAGGTCGTTCTGGATCATGTGCCACGCGCACCGCCACGCCGCGCGCGAGAACACCGGCACCATCATCTCGACCCACCCCGTGCACGGCGGCCCCGTGCTGTTGCCGTAGCATCGGCCATGCCCGCTCGTCTTGTAGAACCGCCGGTGGACGTCGACGTTGCGCGCGCGGGCCGTGAGCGGGTGGTGGATCTGCGACCGGCGGTCCAGCGCCGGCTGCGAGATCTCGAGCCCTTCCCTCCGCACGATCCGCAGGTACTTGAGCGGGTCGAAGCTGTCCACCTCGATGTCCTCGTCCCAGAGGAAGATGTACTCGTACTCCGCCACCAGGTCAGGGTGCAGGAACCTCTTGGCGAACCACCACTTGGTCTGGTCGCGCACGGCGACGTGGATCGCGCGGTCCGACCACTTGAGGTCTCGCCACCCGTCGACCACGCCATCGTAGTGGAACAGCATCACGATGAAGTTGGCAGCCGGGAACTGCACGGCGATCACTTTAGTCAGGCATGTCACAACGGGAACAGAGCACGGCGCTACTAGCCTACTACATGAAGAAGCAGGGCTGAACAATCGAGGGCAGCAAAATGTATCAGAATTCAGAGGGATGTTACCTTGGAGACAAACTTGTCGACGCCCGACTTCTGCTTAATGCCGACGGGGATCGCAAGGAGGCTTTTTGACGACCTAACAGCCTCCTTCCGTCCTGGATTGCCGCCCAGGGActccatctggaagttggaCTTGTCCTGCACGATGCCCCTCGGCAAGGCCTCGCTGCCTGAAGGTCTGCATTGGTTCTGCAGAATTTTCAGAGCAAGAGTTCTTCAGTAACTGCTCTTGTAATATTTTCAGTTTTCAAATTGTCATGAATAGTAGCAGCAATGGATATGCTTTTAACCTCACAGAGGTTGGGTTCCTCTGTTGGCTCAGCGCGCAACGCGCTCGTCGCTGGAGGCCTGATCTCCTCAGTTGCAAACGCTTCTCTTGGATGCAGTTGCAGTATCGACAAGTTCTGCAGAAACACATCGAGCAAGAATGAGCTTTCAGAATTCAGAGTATACACCTGAAAACATCCAAGGAAACATGCTTTGCTATCAGAACAGACCTCCTTGTGATCAAGCGTGACAATTGCACCAGCGAAGAATATTAGTACGAAGAAAAATATCAGCGCTGCCGGTGGGGCGATGCTGAAGAACCGCTTTTGCGACGCATCGTTGGAGATCGGACCCTGGGGCAGGTCATCAGAAGGAACAATGGGTGAGGGCATCATACATGCGGTTGCAATTGCATTGCGTCAAGATTCAAcatgtctgaactctgaagcctGAGCTGCTGAAAACTATACTTGACCAGAAAGCAAGGATTTCTCACGGAGGAAATCGGTTCATGAAGAACGAGGCAAACTCATATTCCCGGGAAACCCAGTCCAGGAAGGTAAGCTATGCTAAAACTCACTCTGAAATCTACTGCAAGTGTGACCTCTACGCAAAGAAACTAACAAGGGTTAAACTCAGCAACCCCAGCCTGCTGCACTGCACGAGCTGTATTCAGACTTCAGAGGGGGAAAGCATCCAAAAGACATGCACACGTGCGCACTCACTTCAATTTTCAAATAGAATTATGATGTTCTAATCAGTTCAACCAGGTCTCAGCTACAAAAATCAAGAAACCTTTACAGTGTGGATAAAACACCGGGTCAGGTTGTGCCAAGAAAACTTTTTTTTGGCCTTTGCAACAGAGTAGATATTACTTATAATGGAAGGCAATTAGTTCTCTAATTGCAATCGAGCTAACTGATAAAGCATGCGTAATTGTTAACAAGGGTTTTGTGGCCAAAAAGTTAAAGTTATGAAACGGAAGGGATAAAATTTGCAAGGGATCATCCGGCGGTAAAAACTGCGCTTACAAAGAGGAGGAAGCAACCACATAATTCAAACTTGAACATAACGCCCCCTATATTCAGGCAGAAATATCAGGGTTAACTGAATTAGCAGTTACTTCTCGAAGTAAAGCAGGAAGGTAGTTTCTGATTCATTCGACTTCCGCTCCACAAGCAGCAAGCCAGAACCTTTTTCGTGAAAACCAGTTTCTGATCCATTAAACTAACACCCCATATTGAAATCAATGATAAAACAGTAGCAGGACAAACATACTGCAGAAGCGAATCGAATAGATTCCGGCCAACTCCTCACCATTAAAAAAGCAATCGAACAGTGATTCTGGCAATAAATTCTTACTAGAATCAGCACTTGCTCAGAAAGCCTGGTGAGTTCCAATTCGAAGAAACCGAAAGAAGCGACAGGCTCGGAAGCAGAGCGACTTCCAATCCGAAGAAACCGAGAAAAAAAAGCGACAGTAGCGGAGGCGGTTAAACTCTCATcatcgcccccccccccccccccccaaaaaaaacaCCTCTCAATCAAAAACGTATCGAAACACCTCTAGGAGAAGCTAGACCGCTGAAGAAATCGCATGGAGGGTGTGGCAAGGcagagaaaaacagaggagaacgAGGGGAATCGCCATACCATCGTTGAAGGATCATGAATTCTTCGAGAAGCTGCTGCTGATGGTGATGATCATTTGCGGGCTGGAGTGAGCAATCCGGAACTGCGCCGCAATCGGAATTTCTGTGACGGCGAGACAAAAGCTGGAATCGGAAGCGACGAAGAAGTGGGAgagggttttttttttttttgataataGAGGGAGAAGAGTTTGGGGGGCTGAGACGCCGTGAGAAGGTGAGATAAATGGAGGGATATTTTAGTACCCTAGTCCCTCGTGGCTTTCAGTTTCGTTTCATGCTACTAGGGGCTTTTTCCTATTGTACCCCTGATACTTTGGCAATTTTATGAGATGCTACTTTCGTGTCTAAACTGTCTCTAAAGCCTTGTACAGTCATTCTTATGGAATCTAGGACACACCATACATTCCTGACTTGGGTCTTTGTAGGCGCAGAGAAACGAATTATTAATTAATTTTCAAGATATATGGATTTATTCGAAAAAACAAAAACAATCATTCATATTTTCCTGTATATGTACATATTTTTAAAACAAACCGGCACGGGATTGGCGATTTTAATTAGTATACAAGAAGGTATATTTATTGACGTAGTATTAATAATAGTAGAAATATACTTTTGTCATGTCCTTGTCTTTCTGGTACCACTTAAAACAAAAACATCACTACTACAGCAC
Protein-coding sequences here:
- the LOC112894260 gene encoding uncharacterized protein LOC112894260 isoform X1: MMPSPIVPSDDLPQGPISNDASQKRFFSIAPPAALIFFFVLIFFAGAIVTLDHKENLSILQLHPREAFATEEIRPPATSALRAEPTEEPNLCENQCRPSGSEALPRGIVQDKSNFQMESLGGNPGRKEAVRSSKSLLAIPVGIKQKSGVDKFVSKFPAANFIVMLFHYDGVVDGWRDLKWSDRAIHVAVRDQTKWWFAKRFLHPDLVAEYEYIFLWDEDIEVDSFDPLKYLRIVRREGLEISQPALDRRSQIHHPLTARARNVDVHRRFYKTSGHGRCYGNSTGPPCTGWVEMMVPVFSRAAWRCAWHMIQNDLIYAWGMDYKLGYCAQGDRRRNVGVVDSQYVLHRGIPTLGDGGKAQVSASTSASATDRLAVRQRSYTELKLFNRRWKEAVAEDGCWTDPYPNPATTG
- the LOC112894260 gene encoding uncharacterized protein LOC112894260 isoform X2, with protein sequence MGPISNDASQKRFFSIAPPAALIFFFVLIFFAGAIVTLDHKENLSILQLHPREAFATEEIRPPATSALRAEPTEEPNLCENQCRPSGSEALPRGIVQDKSNFQMESLGGNPGRKEAVRSSKSLLAIPVGIKQKSGVDKFVSKFPAANFIVMLFHYDGVVDGWRDLKWSDRAIHVAVRDQTKWWFAKRFLHPDLVAEYEYIFLWDEDIEVDSFDPLKYLRIVRREGLEISQPALDRRSQIHHPLTARARNVDVHRRFYKTSGHGRCYGNSTGPPCTGWVEMMVPVFSRAAWRCAWHMIQNDLIYAWGMDYKLGYCAQGDRRRNVGVVDSQYVLHRGIPTLGDGGKAQVSASTSASATDRLAVRQRSYTELKLFNRRWKEAVAEDGCWTDPYPNPATTG